From Acidothermus cellulolyticus 11B, a single genomic window includes:
- a CDS encoding acylphosphatase: MTDVARPDVQACEQVRLTAWVRGRVQGVGFRWWVRARALELGLTGVARNLPDSRVEVVAEGPRERCAELLELLSGVPRHGRPGFVAGVTAEWSTARGGYSGFTQA; this comes from the coding sequence ATGACGGACGTCGCGCGACCGGATGTCCAGGCTTGCGAGCAGGTGCGGTTGACGGCCTGGGTTCGGGGTCGGGTGCAGGGCGTCGGCTTCCGGTGGTGGGTCCGGGCTCGTGCCCTGGAACTCGGGTTGACCGGGGTCGCGCGAAATCTCCCAGACAGCCGGGTGGAAGTGGTCGCCGAGGGACCGCGGGAGCGATGCGCGGAACTTCTCGAGCTGCTGAGCGGCGTCCCCCGGCATGGGCGGCCGGGTTTTGTCGCAGGTGTTACCGCGGAGTGGTCGACGGCGCGGGGCGGCTATTCCGGTTTCACCCAAGCGTGA